Proteins from one Triticum aestivum cultivar Chinese Spring chromosome 7A, IWGSC CS RefSeq v2.1, whole genome shotgun sequence genomic window:
- the LOC123147406 gene encoding F-box protein At4g22280 isoform X1 — protein sequence MANTSNKRMGPTGFSDITSDRISSLPDEILHHILSLMTAREAVQTCVLSTRWRGVWMSLRCIEVEAQEFTNMERFVMFMDNLLLRRGLVPLDSFSLMGWSDDFSLNHPRANLWVCHALRSNVRVLQIFSRKLFNLEYSPFISSHLKILNLRDVSIAALFIEKLFSGCPQLEELSLVDCRVPATKFSSRTLKKLTFIAHTPYGADDVHTDFEDLVIDTPSLVSLHLEDIPLLTPCLVNVSSVVKASFRLDEECFSSPYVSCNIISALSNVTKLKLFFGLDNETASKVLRRDLWRCQAFNNLKTLSVSGWCIDVDLRALVYFLRRSPALEKLTLCLSQARASDRLRRRDNTESEETSTSFNCKHLKKVKIRCPQGDKRVGNILNVILASASLPEIVINPYERWDPLE from the exons ATGGCCAATACGTCCAACAAGCGCATGGGACCAACAGGGTTTTCGGATATCACAAGTGACAGgatcagcagcctccctgatgaGATTCTCCACCATATCCTGTCTCTCATGACTGCACGAGAAGCAGTGCAGACATGCGTGCTATCCACGAGGTGGCGCGGCGTTTGGATGTCTTTGCGGTGCATTGAAGTTGAGGCACAGGAATTCACCAACATGGAGAGATTTGTGATGTTCATGGACAACCTACTACTGCGCCGTGGTTTGGTACCTCTAGATAGCTTTTCCCTCATGGGCTGGAGCGATGATTTTTCCCTTAACCATCCCAGAGCTAACCTGTGGGTCTGCCACGCCCTTAGGAGCAATGTCCGTGTGCTTCAGATCTTCAGCCGTAAATTATTTAATCTTGAGTACTCTCCCTTCATTTCGTCGCATCTGAAAATACTCAATCTCCGTGATGTTTCCATCGCTGCCCTCTTCATTGAGAAGCTCTTTTCTGGCTGTCCGCAGCTGGAAGAACTATCATTGGTAGACTGTCGTGTTCCTGCCACCAAGTTCTCCTCTAGGACCCTGAAGAAATTAACATTTATCGCACATACCCCCTATGGTGCTGATGATGTCCATACTGATTTTGAAGACCTTGTCATAGATACCCCTAGTCTTGTTTCGCTGCATCTGGAGGACATTCCGTTGTTAACTCCTTGCCTTGTGAATGTCTCATCTGTTGTCAAGGCTTCATTTCGCCTGGATGAAGAATGTTTCTCGAGTCCTTATGTAAGCTGCAATATTATCAGTGCCCTGTCAAATGTTACGAAGTTGAAGTTGTTCTTTGGACTTGACAAT GAAACTGCAAGCAAGGTTCTAAGAAGAGATCTCTGGAGGTGCCAGGCATTCAACAACCTGAAAACTTTGTCTGTCAGTGGCTGGTGCATAGATGTTGACCTCCGTGCACTGGTCTACTTTCTTCGACGCTCACCTGCCTTAGAGAAACTTACTCTGTGTCTCAGCCAG GCTAGAGCTTCAGACAGGCTTCGCCGAAGGGACAACACAGAGTCCGAGGAAACAAGCACATCGTTTAATTGTAAACATCTGAAGAAGGTCAAGATCAGATGCCCTCAGGGTGACAAAAGGGTGGGCAATATTCTGAATGTCATACTTGCTAGCGCCTCTCTCCCGGAAATTGTCATCAATCCGTACGAGCGCTGGGATCCTTTGGAGTAA
- the LOC123147406 gene encoding F-box protein At4g22280 isoform X2, with the protein MANTSNKRMGPTGFSDITSDRISSLPDEILHHILSLMTAREAVQTCVLSTRWRGVWMSLRCIEVEAQEFTNMERFVMFMDNLLLRRGLVPLDSFSLMGWSDDFSLNHPRANLWVCHALRSNVRVLQIFSRKLFNLEYSPFISSHLKILNLRDVSIAALFIEKLFSGCPQLEELSLVDCRVPATKFSSRTLKKLTFIAHTPYGADDVHTDFEDLVIDTPSLVSLHLEDIPLLTPCLVNVSSVVKASFRLDEECFSSPYVSCNIISALSNVTKLKLFFGLDNETASKVLRRDLWRCQAFNNLKTLSVSGWCIDVDLRALVYFLRRSPALEKLTLCLSQARASDRLRRRDNTESEETSTSFNCKHLKKVKIRCPQGDKRVGNILNVILASASLPEIVINPYERWDPLE; encoded by the exons ATGGCCAATACGTCCAACAAGCGCATGGGACCAACAGGGTTTTCGGATATCACAAGTGACAGgatcagcagcctccctgatgaGATTCTCCACCATATCCTGTCTCTCATGACTGCACGAGAAGCAGTGCAGACATGCGTGCTATCCACGAGGTGGCGCGGCGTTTGGATGTCTTTGCGGTGCATTGAAGTTGAGGCACAGGAATTCACCAACATGGAGAGATTTGTGATGTTCATGGACAACCTACTACTGCGCCGTGGTTTGGTACCTCTAGATAGCTTTTCCCTCATGGGCTGGAGCGATGATTTTTCCCTTAACCATCCCAGAGCTAACCTGTGGGTCTGCCACGCCCTTAGGAGCAATGTCCGTGTGCTTCAGATCTTCAGCCGTAAATTATTTAATCTTGAGTACTCTCCCTTCATTTCGTCGCATCTGAAAATACTCAATCTCCGTGATGTTTCCATCGCTGCCCTCTTCATTGAGAAGCTCTTTTCTGGCTGTCCGCAGCTGGAAGAACTATCATTGGTAGACTGTCGTGTTCCTGCCACCAAGTTCTCCTCTAGGACCCTGAAGAAATTAACATTTATCGCACATACCCCCTATGGTGCTGATGATGTCCATACTGATTTTGAAGACCTTGTCATAGATACCCCTAGTCTTGTTTCGCTGCATCTGGAGGACATTCCGTTGTTAACTCCTTGCCTTGTGAATGTCTCATCTGTTGTCAAGGCTTCATTTCGCCTGGATGAAGAATGTTTCTCGAGTCCTTATGTAAGCTGCAATATTATCAGTGCCCTGTCAAATGTTACGAAGTTGAAGTTGTTCTTTGGACTTGACAAT GAAACTGCAAGCAAGGTTCTAAGAAGAGATCTCTGGAGGTGCCAGGCATTCAACAACCTGAAAACTTTGTCTGTCAGTGGCTGGTGCATAGATGTTGACCTCCGTGCACTGGTCTACTTTCTTCGACGCTCACCTGCCTTAGAGAAACTTACTCTGTGTCTCAGCCAG GCTAGAGCTTCAGACAGGCTTCGCCGAAGGGACAACACAGAGTCCGAGGAAACAAGCACATCGTTTAATTGTAAACATCTGAAGAAGGTCAAGATCAGATGCCCTCAGGGTGACAAAAGGGTGGGCAATATTCTGAATGTCATACTTGCTAGCGCCTCTCTCCCGGAAATTGTCATCAATCCGTACGAGCGCTGGGATCCTTTGGA GTAG
- the LOC123147407 gene encoding putative F-box/FBD/LRR-repeat protein At4g13965, producing the protein MTKPGKRAKAMAVGDRISGLPDELLHRILFSLPAQDAVRTCVLSPRWRHLWLSARHLNVSTLGFTGEVRFAQFVNNLLLRRGHAPLDTFCLRAEGPHILFDNIRDTANLWIYHALRCNVQALIIADHDLYEEGETEDILRTFHPDRYSFTSSHLKRLHLHYVCVSNCLIKQLFSGCPALEDLEMNDCDITATEFSSTTLKNLSISTVGFSVTKDEEVDIVINMPSLVSLCIGALLCTKPSFINMRSLLTASIHSEQTGFEFVNGCSILRAFSNARNLTLLHVGPMVGKELLGNEILFHQVVFTNLTTLSLNEWCLHNSCKALLYVLRHSPNLEKLTLGLSEVGALIYRRPELSGNFAVKINPCCKGTETPFYCQKLKKIEITCPKHDKRVGVVVAILCANLISLPEINIKPS; encoded by the exons ATGACGAAGCCAGGCAAGAGAGCGAAAGCAATGGCCGTTGGCGACAGGATCAGCGGCCTCCCCGACGAGCTGCTCCACCGCATCCTGTTCTCCTTGCCGGCGCAGGACGCCGTGCGCACGTGCGTGCTGTCACCAAGGTGGCGCCACCTCtggttgtccgcacggcacctcaaTGTCAGCACTCTGGGGTTCACCGGCGAGGTGAGATTCGCCCAGTTTGTGAATAACTTGCTGCTGCGTCGTGGCCATGCACCTCTCGACACCTTCTGCCTGCGTGCTGAGGGGCCTCACATTTTGTTTGACAATATCCGTGACACTGCCAACCTGTGGATATACCATGCCCTGAGGTGCAATGTTCAGGCGTTGATTATTGCCGACCATGACCTGTACGAGGAAGGCGAAACAGAAGATATTCTTAGAACCTTCCACCCCGACCGTTACTCCTTTACCTCATCACACTTGAAAAGATTGCATCTTCACTATGTTTGTGTCAGCAATTGCCTCATCAAGCAGCTCTTTTCTGGCTGCCCGGCGTTGGAAGACCTAGAGATGAATGACTGTGACATCACTGCCACAGAATTTTCCTCTACCACATTGAAGAACTTGAGCATCAGCACCGTTGGTTTCTCTGTAACAAAAGATGAGGAAGTTGATATTGTTATAAATATGCCTAGTCTAGTCTCGCTATGCATCGGTGCACTACTCTGTACGAAGCCTTCTTTTATCAACATGCGATCATTGTTAACAGCCTCCATTCACTCAGAACAGACAGGGTTTGAATTTGTTAATGGCTGCTCTATTCTTCGTGCTTTTTCGAACGCCAGGAACTTGACACTGCTGCACGTTGGCCCCATG GTTGGGAAGGAATTATTGGGAAATGAGATACTATTCCATCAAGTAGTGTTCACTAATTTGACAACTTTGTCTTTGAATGAATGGTGTTTGCATAATAGCTGCAAAGCACTGCTGTACGTGCTTAGGCACTCACCTAATTTAGAAAAGCTTACTCTTGGGTTGTCCGAG GTTGGAGCTTTAATCTATCGACGTCCCGAGCTTTCAGGAAATTTTGCTGTGAAAATAAACCCCTGTTGCAAGGGAACAGAGACACCATTTTATTGCCAGAAGCTTAAGAAAATCGAAATTACCTGCCCAAAGCATGATAAAAGAGTCGGTGTCGTGGTGGCGATCTTATGCGCTAACCTTATCTCTCTCCCAGAAATAAATATCAAGCCATCTTGA